Proteins from one Capricornis sumatraensis isolate serow.1 chromosome 2, serow.2, whole genome shotgun sequence genomic window:
- the LOC138073895 gene encoding angiogenin-1-like: MVMVLSPLFLLFMLGLSLTPLTLAKDDRRYKHFLTQHYDRSPKGRDNKYCEMMMEKRHLTKPCKDINTFVHGNKNDIKDICKDKNGKPYRGNLRISKSPFQVTICKHKGGSTRPPCHYKASKGYRVIVIGCEKGLPVHFDESFVPPRE, from the coding sequence ATGGTGATGGTCCTGAGCCCCCTGTTTTTGCTCTTCATGCTGGGACTGAGTCTGACCCCACTGACCCTGGCTAAAGATGACCGCAGATACAAACACTTCCTGACCCAGCACTATGATCGCAGTCCAAAGGGCCGGGATAACAAATACTGTGAAATGATGATGGAGAAACGACACCTGACCAAACCTTGCAAAGACATCAACACCTTTGTTCATGGCAACAAGAATGACATCAAGGACATCTGTAAAGATAAGAATGGAAAACCTTACAGAGGCAATCTCAGAATAAGCAAGTCTCCCTTCCAGGTTACCATTTGCAAGCATAAAGGAGGGTCCACCCGGCCTCCATGCCATTACAAAGCCTCCAAAGGCTACAGAGTCATCGTTATCGGCTGTGAAAAGGGCTTGCCCGTCCACTTTGATGAGTCCTTTGTCCCTCCACGCGAGTAG
- the EDDM3B gene encoding epididymal secretory protein E3-beta gives MAPTLKVLGSLLALLFPLCGLLVHSQNLSWREFMKQHHLSTNWEFSKYKCNDLMRERGIPKDKNYHIFIYTLWHKIERICLRNWRDRYRNVYIWAPYPFKTLKCIRKNSKSNYKDYKSYSYIEFHCSMNGFVDVVEDMRLLEDISN, from the coding sequence atggcacccactctaaAGGTCCTAGGCTCTCTGTTGGCTCTGCTGTTTCCTCTATGTGGGCTCCTTGTACACAGCCAGAACCTTTCCTGGAGGGAATTTATGAAACAGCACCACCTGAGCACAAACTGGGAATTCAGCAAGTATAAATGCAATGATCTGATGAGGGAAAGAGGCATTCCAAAAGACAAGAACTATCACATCTTCATCTACACCTTATGGCACAAAATTGAGCGCATATGCCTGAGGAACTGGAGAGACCGCtacagaaatgtatatatatgggccCCATATCCCTTCAAGACACTCAAGTGCATCCGGAAGAACAGCAAAAGCAATTACAAAGATTACAAGAGCTACAGCTACATTGAATTCCATTGCAGCATGAATGGGTTTGTTGATGTTGTAGAGGACATGCGGTTATTAGAGGATATCAGCAACTAG